Proteins encoded within one genomic window of Lemur catta isolate mLemCat1 chromosome 23, mLemCat1.pri, whole genome shotgun sequence:
- the RNF2 gene encoding E3 ubiquitin-protein ligase RING2 isoform X2 has product MSQAVQTNGTQPLSKTWELSLYELQRTPQEAITDGLEIVVSPRSLHSELMCPICLDMLKNTMTTKECLHRFCADCIITALRSGNKECPTCRKKLVSKRSLRPDPNFDALISKIYPSRDEYEAHQERVLARINKHNNQQALSHSIEEGLKIQAMNRLQRGKKQQIENGSGAEDNGDSSHCSNASTHSNQEAGPSNKRTKTSDDSGLELDNNNAAVAIDPVMDGASEIELVFRPHPTLMEKDDSAQTRYIKTSGNATVDHLSKYLAVRLALEELRSKGESNQMNLDTASEKQYTIYIATASGQFTVLNGSFSLELVSEKYWKVNKPMELYYAPTKEHK; this is encoded by the exons ATGTCTCAGGCTGTGCAGACAAACGGAACTCAACCATTAAGCAAAACATGGGAACTCAGCTTATATGAATTACAACGAACACCTCAG GAGGCCATAACAGATGGCTTGGAAATTGTGGTTTCACCTCGCAGTCTACACAGCGAATTAATGTGCCCAATTTGTTTGGATATGTTGAAAAATACCATGACTACAAAGGAGTGTTTACATCGTTTTTGTGCAGACTGCATCATCACAGCCCTTAGAAGTGG gaacaAAGAATGTCCTACCTGTCGGAAAAAGCTAGTTTCCAAAAGATCACTAAGGCCAGATCCAAACTTTGATGCACTCATCAGCAAAATTTATCCAAGTCGTGATGAGTATGAAGCTCATCAAGAGAGAGTATTAGCCAGGATCAACAAGCACAATAATCAGCAAGCACTCAGTCACAGCATTGAGGAAGGACTGAAGATACAGGCTATGAACAG ATTACAGCGAGGCAAGAAACAACAGATTGAAAATGGTAGTGGTGCGGAAGATAACGGTGACAGTTCGCACTGTAGCAATGCGTCCACACACAGCAATCAGGAAGCAGGCCCTAGTAACAAACGGACCAAAACATCTGATGATTCTGGGCTCGAGCTTGATAATAACAATGCGGCAGTGGCAATTGATCCAGTAATGGATGGTGCTAGTGAAATTGAATTGGTGTTCAGGCCTCATCCCACACTTATGGAAAAAGATGACAGTGCACAGACAAG ATACATAAAGACTTCAGGTAACGCCACCGTTGATCACTTATCCAAGTATCTGGCTGTGAGGTTAGCTTTAGAAGAACTTCGAAGCAAAGGCGAATCAAACCAGATGAACCTTGATACAGCCAGTGAGAAGCAATATACCATTTATATAGCAACAGCCAGTGGCCAGTTCACT gtGTTAAATGGCTCTTTTTCTTTGGAATTGGTCAGTGAGAAATACTGGAAAGTAAACAAACCCATGGAACTTTATTACGCACCCACAAAGGAGCacaaatga
- the RNF2 gene encoding E3 ubiquitin-protein ligase RING2 isoform X1: MWQTLKLFFCTIALQVSYLTWGEVGAMNRRCGAIAALPAMSQAVQTNGTQPLSKTWELSLYELQRTPQEAITDGLEIVVSPRSLHSELMCPICLDMLKNTMTTKECLHRFCADCIITALRSGNKECPTCRKKLVSKRSLRPDPNFDALISKIYPSRDEYEAHQERVLARINKHNNQQALSHSIEEGLKIQAMNRLQRGKKQQIENGSGAEDNGDSSHCSNASTHSNQEAGPSNKRTKTSDDSGLELDNNNAAVAIDPVMDGASEIELVFRPHPTLMEKDDSAQTRYIKTSGNATVDHLSKYLAVRLALEELRSKGESNQMNLDTASEKQYTIYIATASGQFTVLNGSFSLELVSEKYWKVNKPMELYYAPTKEHK; the protein is encoded by the exons CTATGTCTCAGGCTGTGCAGACAAACGGAACTCAACCATTAAGCAAAACATGGGAACTCAGCTTATATGAATTACAACGAACACCTCAG GAGGCCATAACAGATGGCTTGGAAATTGTGGTTTCACCTCGCAGTCTACACAGCGAATTAATGTGCCCAATTTGTTTGGATATGTTGAAAAATACCATGACTACAAAGGAGTGTTTACATCGTTTTTGTGCAGACTGCATCATCACAGCCCTTAGAAGTGG gaacaAAGAATGTCCTACCTGTCGGAAAAAGCTAGTTTCCAAAAGATCACTAAGGCCAGATCCAAACTTTGATGCACTCATCAGCAAAATTTATCCAAGTCGTGATGAGTATGAAGCTCATCAAGAGAGAGTATTAGCCAGGATCAACAAGCACAATAATCAGCAAGCACTCAGTCACAGCATTGAGGAAGGACTGAAGATACAGGCTATGAACAG ATTACAGCGAGGCAAGAAACAACAGATTGAAAATGGTAGTGGTGCGGAAGATAACGGTGACAGTTCGCACTGTAGCAATGCGTCCACACACAGCAATCAGGAAGCAGGCCCTAGTAACAAACGGACCAAAACATCTGATGATTCTGGGCTCGAGCTTGATAATAACAATGCGGCAGTGGCAATTGATCCAGTAATGGATGGTGCTAGTGAAATTGAATTGGTGTTCAGGCCTCATCCCACACTTATGGAAAAAGATGACAGTGCACAGACAAG ATACATAAAGACTTCAGGTAACGCCACCGTTGATCACTTATCCAAGTATCTGGCTGTGAGGTTAGCTTTAGAAGAACTTCGAAGCAAAGGCGAATCAAACCAGATGAACCTTGATACAGCCAGTGAGAAGCAATATACCATTTATATAGCAACAGCCAGTGGCCAGTTCACT gtGTTAAATGGCTCTTTTTCTTTGGAATTGGTCAGTGAGAAATACTGGAAAGTAAACAAACCCATGGAACTTTATTACGCACCCACAAAGGAGCacaaatga